A genomic stretch from Lathyrus oleraceus cultivar Zhongwan6 chromosome 2, CAAS_Psat_ZW6_1.0, whole genome shotgun sequence includes:
- the LOC127119422 gene encoding uncharacterized protein LOC127119422 produces the protein MAIRGKRTKRAQGRGRSDPPQPSNSLGVKNDKNRIQKKEPVKGFVALSNKQKSAPFNSEQNDEDNGYNDGEDGEMQLIMEEIYQQQLLKQQAADANNAKKCIEATFGLSNNVRPSSGGSHVETDRQKVISVESISNSGKRITRGRGRGRSDLLDPSQYCIDPPPQPVHTSVSPGVKNGKNITQKKGRGKGVNTLNNKLKSTAFNPEKNDEHCDNNDGEDEELQHIIEKICQSQSHKQQVTDANNVENYIGSSFGLSNNARSPSAGYNVETDTRTVKSVEGISNPGRGVRRGPGKDYRDPQRPSQSCIDSPPQPAHTSVIPGVKKDMNRIQKKGRGKKVNTISKKQKSIAFNSEQNDEHDDNNDGEDEDLEPAPEKSIQPRVHKQQATNANDVAFRGRGISRCQGRGCSDLPGPSQSCINPLPAAAAHNSVFPGFQNVYNRVQRKGLVKGVDALNNRQKASALSSQHNDEYYDDSDGEDVEMQLIMEKIYQRQLLKHQAAIANNVKNSIGASFGLSNDVRPSSGRSHIEADRRKVVSVEGISNPGRRTKRGRGIGSSDPPGPSQSYIDPSPPPATHNLVSLGMRNDMNKMQKKGLVKVLDALNNKQKFTAVSSEENDEYSDYDDGEDEEMQLMGEKFIEQPLRQQVADTNNVKQYNGGNSGVSNHGSIGSASSDSVPHSTDPPAKDPTSVSLRRSRVEIDRRKVISIEDNPNPRRFVPQSVTRDIISTVIARMPIPAAKWREYPIEMKDELFMDFMGKYMFASDSERSIARMVWERTCLDRYPDHLKNARRVALRHVNSKYLVDTKGHGPKGLKPEVWDGLVDIWLKPEWTKRSDANRCNRASKPDSVLHTGGSISFTEHKKRLEEELKQGVSYRDVYAHVHKRKDGEYVSRRSEKFIELYDTIMLEKYGEDSSNHPVFDSKVWAEVSGMNKKKRRAYEGRSFDVDTPGPMPISYPHDIGPSRTAAPTPTEEYIKEAVNTAMASFVQTQLAPMLQPILSMIGGSIRQALSQGRVVDRDTEDE, from the exons ATGGCAATCCGTGGTAAAAGAACTAAACGTGCTCAAGGGAGAGGCCGCAGTGATCCACCACAACCTTCCAATTCCTTAG GTGTCAAGAATGACAAGAACAGAATTCAAAAGAAAGAACCGGTAAAAGGGTTTGTTGCATTGAGTAATAAGCAGAAATCCGCTCCTTTTAATTCTGAACAGAATGATGAAGACAACGGTTACAATGATGGTGAAGACGGAGAGATGCAACTCATTATGGAGGAAATTTATCAACAACAATTACTCAAGCAGCAGGCAGCTGATGCAAATAATGCGAAAAAATGTATTGAAGCTACTTTTGGACTTTCCAACAATGTGAGGCCATCAAGTGGAGGATCACATGTAGAAACTGATAGGCAAAAAGTTATATCTGTAGAGAGCATCTCTAACTC AGGTAAACGAATTACTCGTGGTCGAGGGAGAGGTCGTAGTGATCTACTAGATCCTTCTCAATATTGCATTGATCCACCACCACAACCGGTACATACTTCGGTTTCCCCAG GTGTCAAGAATGGCAAGAATATAACTCAAAAGAAAGGCCGGGGTAAGGGGGTCAATACATTAAATAATAAGCTGAAATCTACTGCTTTTAATCCTGAAAAGAATGATGAACACTGTGACAATAATGATGGTGAAGATGAAGAATTGCAACACATTATAGAGAAAATTTGCCAATCACAATCACACAAGCAGCAAGTAACTGATGCAAATAATGTGGAAAATTATATTGGATCCAGTTTTGGACTTTCCAACAATGCGAGGTCACCAAGCGCGGGATATAATGTAGAAACTGATACAAGAACAGTTAAATCTGTAGAGGGCATCTCTAACCC AGGTAGAGGAGTTAGACGTGGTCCAGGGAAAGATTATAGGGATCCTCAAAGGCCTTCTCAATCGTGCATTGACTCACCACCCCAACCAGCACATACTTCGGTTATTCCAG GTGTCAAAAAGGACATGAATAGAATTCAAAAGAAAGGGCGGGGTAAGAAGGTTAATACAATAAGTAAAAAGCAAAAATCTATTGCTTTTAATTCTGAACAAAATGATGAACATGACGACAATAATGATGGGGAAGATGAAGATTTGGAACCCGCCCCAGAGAAAAGTATTCAACCACGAGTACACAAGCAGCAAGCAACTAATGCGAATGATGTGGCATTCAGAGGTAGAGGAATTAGCCGTTGTCAGGGGAGGGGTTGTAGTGATCTGCCTGGGCCTTCTCAATCGTGCATTAATCCTCTACCAGCAGCAGCAGCACATAATTCAGTTTTCCCAG GCTTCCAGAATGTCTATAACAGAGTTCAAAGGAAAGGACTGGTTAAGGGTGTTGATGCATTAAACAATAGGCAGAAAGCTTCTGCTCTTAGTTCTCAACATAATGATGAATACTATGATGATAGTGATGGTGAAGATGTCGAGATGCAACTCATCATGGAGAAAATTTATCAACGACAATTACTCAAGCACCAAGCAGCTATTGCAAATAATGTGAAAAACTCTATTGGAGCCAGTTTTGGACTTTCCAACGATGTGAGACCTTCAAGTGGAAGATCCCATATAGAAGCTGATAGGAGAAAGGTCGTGTCTGTAGAGGGCATCTCTAACCC AGGTAGAAGAACTAAACGTGGTCGAGGGATAGGTAGCAGCGATCCACCGGGGCCTTCTCAATCGTACATTGATCCATCACCACCACCAGCAACACATAATTTGGTTTCCCTAG GTATGAGGAATGacatgaacaaaatgcaaaagAAAGGACTGGTTAAGGTGCTTGATGCATTAAACAATAAGCAGAAATTTACTGCTGTTAGTTCCGAAGAGAATGATGAATATTCTGACTATGATGATGGTGAAGATGAAGAGATGCAGCTCATGGGGGAGAAATTTATTGAACAACCACTCAGACAACAAGTAGCTGACACAAATAATGTGAAACAATATAATGGAGGCAATTCCGGAGTCTCCAACCATGGGAGCATCGGCAGTGCTTCTTCAGATTCTGTCCCACACTCTACTGATCCACCAGCTAAAGACCCAACTTCAGTCTCGTTGAGAAGATCTCGTGTAGAAATTGATAGAAGAAAAGTTATATCTATCGAGGACAACCCAAACCC GAggaggtttgttccccaaagtGTTACCCGTGATATTATATCTACCGTGATCGCACGGATGCCTATTCCAGCTGCAAAGTGGAGAGAATATCCAATTGAAATGAAGGATGAGTTATTTATGGACTTCATG GGTAAATATATGTTTGCATCAGATTCTGAACGCAGTATTGCAAGAATGGTGTGGGAAAGAACATGCCTGGACCGCTATCCTGATCATTTAAAAAATGCAAGAAGAGTGGCCTTACGGCATGTGAACTCAAAATACTTGGTCGATACGAAGGGCCATGGGCCCAAAGGGCTGAAGCCAGAAGTATGGGATGGTTTAGTCGATATTTGGTTGAAACCAGAGTGGACGAAGAGGTCTGATGCTAATCGATGTAATAGAGCTTCCAAACCTGATTCAGTATTGCACACAGGAGGCTCTATAAGCTTTACTGAACATAAGAAGAGGCTG GAGGAAGAGTTGAAGCAAGGAGTTTCATATAGAGATGTTTACGCCCATGTTCATAAAAGGAAAGATGGTGAATATGTCTCTCGGCGTTCAGAGAAATTTATT GAGTTATATGACACCATAATGTTGGAAAAGTATGGAGAAGACTCTTCCAATCATCCAGTGTTTGATTCGAAAGTTTGGGCAGAGGTGTCAGGTATGAATAAAAAGAAGAGGCGAGCTTATGAAGGTCGTAGCTTCGATGTTGACACTCCTGGACCTATGCCTATCTCATATCCACATGACATTGGTCCCTCGCGCACTGCAGCTCCAACACCAACTGAAGAATATATTAAGGAGGCTGTAAATACAGCGATGGCTTCTTTTGTGCAAACACAATTGGCACCTATGTTGCAGCCCATCCTATCTATGATCGGCGGCTCCATACGACAAGCATTATCGCAAGGTAGAGTAGTTGACAGAGATACTGAGGATGAATGA